The genomic DNA AGCTCATGCGCGACACGGTGCCGCGGCGCATCTTCGCGCCAGGGACGACGCCGGCCTATTCAAACTACGCCACCGCGCTCGCCGGCTATATCGTCGCCCGCGCCTCCGGTCAGTCGTTCGACGATTATATCGACCAGCACATCCTTCGACCGCTCAACATGACGCGCTCCAGCTTCCGCCAGCCGCTGCCGGCGAATTTGAAGCCGCTGATGTCGCAGGGTTATGCGCTCGGTTCGGGCGATCCCAAGCCGTTCGAGATGGTCGGCCCGGCGCCGGCCGGCAGCCTCGCGGCGACCGGCAACGACATGGCGAAGTTCATGCTCGCGCATCTCAATCAGGGGCAGGGGCTGTTGCGGCCGGAGACGGCCAAGCAGATGCACGAGACCACGCTCGACATCGTCCCGCCGCTCAACCGTATGGCGCTCGGCTTCTACGAGCAGAATATCAACGGCCACCGCGTCATCGGCCATGGCGGCGATACGCAGTGGTTCCACTCCTATCTGTGGCTGTTCCCGGACGACAATGTCGGGCTTTACATGTCGGTGAACAGCGCCGGCAAGGACGGCGCTACCGGGCCGCTGCGCGACGGGCTCTTCACCCAGTTCGCCGACCGCTACTTCCCGGCGCCGCTCAGCACCGCGAAGGTGGATGCCGAGACCGCGAAACAGCATGCCCAGATGATGGCCGGCACCTACACCAACAGCCGCGGCCATCAGAAGAGCTTCCTCAGCTTCCTCAACCTGATGGGGCAGGTGAAGCTCGGCGTGAACGCGGACGGGACGCTGAATGCGCCCGCGGTGACCGGCAGTGCGTCGCAGCCGCGCAAATGGGTCGAGATCGCGCCGTTCGTCTGGCGCGACGCTTACGGCAGCGAGCGGATCGCCGCGAAGGTCGAGAATGGCCAGGTCGTCCGCTGGAGCTTCGACGCCGTATCGCCCTTCATGATGTTCGATCGCGTGCCCTGGTACACCAACAGCGCGTGGCTGATGCCGGCCTTCCTCGCGGCGCTGGTCATCATCCTGCTGACCGCGCTGACCTGGCCCGCCGGCTGGATCGCACGGCGCCGCTACAAAGCCGCGCTGCCGTTCGAAGGGCAGGCGCTCAAGGCCTTCCGCCTGACCCGCGGCTTCGCCTGGGCGACGGTGCTGGTGGTCGTCGGCTGGGTGACCTTCATGAGCGTTGCGATGGCCGATTTCACTCTGCTGTCGGGATCGCTCGACTGGCTTCTCTACATCCTGCAGGCGCTGTCGCCGGTGGTGTTCTTCGGCATGGTCGGCATCGCCGCTTGGAACCTGTGGCTCGCCTGGACCGGCAAGCGCGGCTGGTTCTCAAGGACGTGGAGCGTGCTGCTGCTGATCGGCGCGGTGATCGTGCTGTGGGTGGCTTTGGCCTTCCACCTGATCGGCTTTGGCACCCTGTACTGAGCCGTAGCCGGTGTCGCTCAGCCCGCTTCGCCTGACCGTTCGTACGGAGAGCTTCGCCTACAAACAGCCGTTCCGGATTTCGGGCTATGTGTTCGACCGGACCGAGCTGGTGGTGGTGGAGCTTTCCTACGGTGAGCATGTCGGGCGGGGCGAGGCGGCGGGCGTCTATTATCTGGGCGACGACGTGCCCGCGATGCTGGCGGCGATCGAGCGGGTCCGCCCGGCGATCGAAGCGGGCGCGACGCGGCTGACGCTCCAGGCGCTGCTGCCGCCCGGCGGCGCGCGCAATGCGCTCGACTGCGCTTATTGGGAGCTGGAGGCGCGCCAGCAGGGAAAGCCGGTCTGGCAGCTCGCCGGCGTCCGCGAGCCGCGGCCGCTCCGCACTACGATCACCTTGGGCGCCGATGATCCGGCGAAGATGGCGGCAGCGGCCATCGCGCTCGGCGACGTCACCGCGATCAAGCTCAAGCTGACCGGCGAGGCTGCCGTCGATGCCGCGAGGGTCTCGGCAGTCCGCGCGGCCCGCGAGGATTGCTGGATCGGCGTCGACGCCAACCAAGGATACGACGCATCGGCAGTGCCGGCGCTTGCCGCGCATCTCGTCGCCAACCGCATCGAATTGCTCGAGCAGCCGATCAAGCGCGGCAGCGAAGCGGATCTCGACGGCGTCGCGCGCCCGCTGCCATTCGCGGCGGACGAGAGCTGCGTTTCGCTTGCGGAGATGGACCGCATCGCCGGCCGTTTCGATGTCGTGAACATCAAGCTCGACAAGTGCGGGGGGCTGACCGAAGGCCTCGCGATCGCTGCGCGGGCAAAGGCGATGGGCCTGTCGGTGATGGTCGGCAACATGATGGGCACCAGCATCTCAATGGCGCCGTCCTTCGTGCTCGGCCAGCTCTGCGACATCGTCGATCTGGACGGACCCACCTTCCTTGCGGAGGACCGTGATCCGGCGGTCGAATATCGGGGCGGAGACGTGTGGTGCCCCGAAAGTGTCTGGGGCGATCCGCAGCCCGCAATGACCCGTTGACATATTTCCAATCGGGATCATAACATCCCAAACAGGACATAATAATGACAGGGAGAGTGGGGTGAGCATTTCATCCCGGTGGACGCGTCGCGCCTTCATGGGCGGCGCGGCAGGGGCGGCCGTGTGCGCGCCGATGGTCAATCGCGGCTATTTCGAGCTCGGCGCGCAATCGCCGCGCGCTTATTCGCGCCGCGCGGTCGATTTGGTGCGCGACGCGATGGTTATCGACATGCTCGCGCCGCTGAACCTCGATCTCGATCCCAACGCCCATGCCAAGCCGCTCACCGCCAAGGCGGCTGAGGAGTTCAAGGTTAGTGGCATCACCGGCTTCCACTGCGCCTTCGGGATGAGCGGTCCGGACGTCTATGCCGAGACGCTCGCCTATATGGCCGCGTGGCAGGGCTATTGCGGCCGCAACCCGCACGTCTTCTCGCTGATCGGCAGCGCCAAGGATCTCGATCAGGCCAAGGCGGACGGCAAGGCCGGCGTGATCATGGGTGTCCAGAATGCCGAGCATTTCCGCACCGCCAAGGATGTGCAGACCTTCTACGATCTCGGCCAGCGCTGCTCGCAGCTCACCTACAACAGCCAGAACATGATCGGATCAGGCAGCACCGACCGCATAGACGGCGGTGTCAGCGATTATGGCGTCGAGGTCATCGAGGCGATGAACAAGACGGGGATGCTGGTCGACGTGTCGCACAGCGGCGATCGCACCACGCTCGACGCGGTCGAGCTGTCGAAGGTGCCGATCGCCTATACCCACTCCAACTGCCGCGCGATTGCCGGCCATCCGCGCACCAAGACCGACGAGGCGATCGTCGCGCTTGGAAAGAAGGGCGGTGTGATGGGCATCACCGGCGTCCGCATGTTCGTCAGCAAGACCGATCCCACCAACGTCGGCCATATGGTCGATCATATCGACCATGTCGTGAAGCTGACGGGGATCGAGCATGTCGGCATCGGCTCTGACGCAGATTTGAACGGCTATGACGACATGCGCGAGGACCAGTACAAGATGTTGAAGGCCGCCTACAAGGCGAGCTACGCCTTCCGCGAAAAGATCGACATCGACGGCTTCGACCATCCCCGCAAGGTCTTCGACCTGACGGAAGAACTCATTCGCCGCAAATATTCCGACGCCAACATCAAGGCCGTGCTCGGCGGCAATTTCCGCCGTCTGCTCGGCGACACCTGGAAATGACCGCGGACAGGGGCCGCGAAGCTTTGGGGAGAGCTCTCATGATCAAATCGGCATTCTTCGGCTGTACCGCGCTCACGCTGTCGCTCGCGCCGTCCGGCGCTTTCGCGCAGGATACTGCGCCCGCCAGCGGGGCGGGCGTGCTCGACAGCGAGGCGATCGTCGTCACCGCGCAGAAGCGCGAGCAGATCCTGCAGGACGTGCCGATCTCGATCAGCGTCGTCGGCGGTGACCAGCTCGTGAAGCAGGGCGCGACGCAGCTCGTCGATCTCAGCGGCTATGTGCCCGGCCTCCAGGTCGACAGCACCGGCACGCCGGGCCAGTCGACCATATCGGTGCGCGGTGTCGCGCCAGTCGGTCCCAGTCAGACCGTTGGCATTTATCTGGACGATTCACCAGTAGGCTCCTCCAGCTTCTATGCGCGTGCCGTGGGCCTTTCCCTCGATCTTCTGCCCTATGACGTGCAGCGCATCGAGATTTTACGCGGGCCGCAGGGCACGCTCTATGGCGCCAGCTCCATTGGTGGCCTGCTAAAATACGTCACGGTCTCGCCCGACTTGAACAATGTCACCGGACGCGTCGGGGTCGAAGGCTTCGACGTCGCCCATGGCGGCGATCTCGGCTTTGCCGGGCAGGGCATCGTCAGCGTGCCACTCGTGCCCGGGAAACTCGCCGTCAGCGGTAGCTTCGCGTACCGCAAATTTCCGGGCTACATCGACAACGTCCAGACCGGCGCCAAAGATCAGAACGATTATGATCAGACCGGCGGCCGCGTCAGCCTGTTGTGGCAGCCGGATGAGGCCTTCACGATGAGGTTGTCAGGCATCTGGCAAAATATCGATGCCGAAAATAACGCGTCTGTCGTGCAGGATCTAGCGACCGGGAGGCGGATTGGCGATCGCTGGTCCAACAACAATTATATCGACGAACCCTTCGAAAAGGACTTCGAATATTATTCCGCGGTGATGGACTATGATTTCGGCGCCGCAACGCTGACCTCCGCGACGAGTTACAGCGATACCAAGACCGTCGTCGTTCAGGATGCCAGCCGCGTGTTCGGAACGCTCTATCCGCTGTTGACCGGCGGCGCGTTCGATGCAGGGCTGGCGCCCTTCACAAACACTCTCGACCTGGAGAAATTCACGCAGGAACTGCGTCTGACATCCCCCGGCGGGGGCACTTTCGAATGGATGGTCGGCGGCTTTTACACCTATGAGAAGAGCGGCAATCTGCAGGTGATCCGCGCGCTCGATTTCGACGGTAACCCGTTGGTCGGCCTGGATCCGGTGGCAATTGCTTCTCTGCCGAGCAAATACCGCGAATATGCTCTGTTCGGTAATGCGACCTACAGCTTCAGCGAGCAATTCGACATCACGGCCGGCGCACGCTGGGCGCGCAACAAGCAGCGTTTCCGTCAGATCAGCAGCGGCGCCATCGTACCCACGGCGGACGATCCCGGCCGCTCGGCGGAAAGCGTGTTCACGTACAGCATCAGCCCCCAGTTCCACGTCAGCGAAGACACGATGATCTATGGCCGGGTGGCCAGCGGCTATCGCCCCGGCGGGCCGAACATCACCTTCCCCGGAGTCGTGCCCACGGTCAGCTCGGATTCTCTCACCAGCTACGAAATCGGCGTAAAGTCGAACCTGCCGGCGTCCGGCGTGTCGCTCGAACTGGCGGCATTCTACCTCGACTGGAAGGATATCCAGCTGAGCGTGAACTTCGACGGAGTCACTGGACTTTCCAACGCAGGCTCGGCGCGCAGCCTGGGCCTCGAAGGCTCGCTCATCTGGCAACCGGTCGAGGGGCTACGGCTCGGCGTCAACGGCGCGTATGTCGATGCCAAGCTCACGTCCGAGCCGCCGCCGAGCGTTGGCGGCGCCGACGGCGACCGGTTGCCGCGCATTCCCCGGTTCAGCGGCTCGTTCACCGCCGATTATGCCTTCCCGGTCGGCAGCAACGAAGCCAGCATCGGCATGGGCATACGTCACTCCGGCGGCCGGCTGTCGCTGGTCGAAAGCAATCCGGACACGGTTCGCGCCAAGGCGTATACGGCGATCGACGTCAACGCCCAGATGACGTTCGACGAGCGCTGGACGCTGCGCGTCTATGCCCGCAACCTGACCGATACCAGGGCGGCCTTGACGCGGGATCTGTCCACCGACGGCCTTGGCCAGCCCTATCAGTTCTCGGTAACGCCGCTGCAGCCGCGGACGATCGGCATCGCCGCCGAATATGCCTTCTGAGGAAAAGCGCCTTCGATGAACGCTCCCTTCGATCCGGGCGCGGCGGGCGCCGCGCTGGCGCTGCCGCAGCCTTACCTGCTGTTCCTCGGCGACACCGCCGAGGCCAGCTATGCCAAGACGGCCTTCGGGCTGCGCGACTGGGCGGGGGAGCGGTGCGTCGGCGAACTCGCGCTTTCCGACCGGACGGTGACGACCGGCCTGCCGCGCCTGTCTCCTGCGGAAGCGCGAGCGAAAGGCGCGCGCGCGCTGGTGATCGGCGTCGCCAATGAAGGCGGCATCATCGCCGATCACTGGGTGGCCTCGCTGGTCGAAGCGCTCGACGCGGGGCTAGACATCGTCAGCGGGATGCACGCGCGGCTCGCCGACATTCCCGCGCTGCGCGAAGCAGCGGCGCGCAACGGCCGGCGGCTTATCGATGTTCGGACCCCGCCGGCGCGGCTTTCGGTCGGCACCGGCCGCAAGCGCAGCGGCAAGCGGCTGCTCACCGTCGGCACCGATTGCGCGCTCGGCAAGAAATATACGGCGCTGGCCATCGCCAAGGCGTTCGCGGATCGCGGTGTCGACACCGATTTCCGTGCGACGGGACAGACCGGCATAATGATCGCCGGCGGCGGAATGCCGATGGACGCGGTGATCTCGGATTTCGAAGCGGGCGCCGCCGAGGCACTCAGCCCGGACGCCGCACCCGATCATTGGGATGTGGTCGAAGGGCAGGGCTCGCTGTTCCACCCGGCTTATGCTGCGGTGTCGCTCGGCCTGCTCCACGGCAGCCAGCCGGACGTGTTCGTGGTCTGCCACCGGCCTGGCCGGACGCACATCATGGGGCTCGCCGATTTCGCGCTGCCTTCGATCGAGGAGGTGATCGACATGACGACACGCCTCGGCCGCCTGACCAATCCGGCCATCCGCTGCGGCGGCATCGCGCTCAATACCGCGTCGCTCGGCGATGCCGAAGCGGCGGAGGTGATCGCGGAGCATAAAGCGCGGCTCGGCCTGCCCGCGGCCGATCCGATCCGCGGCGGCGCGGCCTTCGATGCGCTGATCGATCATTGTCTGGCCTGAGCTGATGCACGCGGGGGCGGACGGAACGAAGTCGACCTGGTTCCAGCGGTTCCTGCTGCCCGGTTTCGCGTTCAAGGCGGTAGTGATCGGCGGCGGCTATGCCACCGGCCGCGAGCTGGCCGAATTCTTCCTGCCGAGCGGTCCGGCGGGCGGCCTGCTCGGTCTGCTGCTGACGACCTTGATCTGGAGCGCGGTGTGCGCCGTCGCCTTCGCCTTCGCGCGGTTAGTCTCGGCCTATGACTATCGCAGCTTCTTCAAGGCGCTGCTCGGTCCGATCTGGATCGCGTTCGAGATCACATACCTTCTGTTCCTGGTGCTGATCCTCGCGGTGGTCGCGGCGGCGGCGGGGGAGATCGGAAGGGCGCTGTTCGGCCTGCCGGTGATCGCCGGCACGCTCGCGCTGGTCGCGGCGATCGCCGGGATCACCGCCTTCGGCAATCGCGGCGCGGAGAACCTGTTCCGTTACGCCTCGACCTTCATCTATCTGGTCTATGCATTGTTCCTGATCCTGGCGCTGGCCAGCTTCGGCGACCGTATCAGCCCCGCGCTCGCATCGGGCGTGCCGACCGACGGCTGGGTCATCGGCGGGATGACCTACGCGAGCTACAATGTGGTGGCGGCCGTCGCGGTGCTGCCGTTCCTCCGCCACCTCACCAGCCGGCGCGATGCACTGGTCGCGGGCGCGCTCGCCGGGCCGCTCGCAGCGCTGCCCGCGATCATCTTCTTCCTGTGCATGACCGCCTGGTATCCTGCGATCGGCAGCGAAACCTTGCCGTCGGACTTCCTGCTCCGCCGCATCGGTCAGCCGTGGCTGCATCTGATATTCCAGCTCATGATTTTCTGCGCGCTGCTGGAAACCGGCGTCGGTGCCGTCAATGCGGTGAACGAGCGCGTGGACGAGGCGCTCAAAGGCGGCTTCGCGCCGGCGCTGCGGCTCACGCTTTCGGCCGCATTGCTGCTCGGATCGGCCTTCGTTGCGGCGCGCATCGGCCTGATCGATCTCATCGCCAGCGGCTATGGCGCGTTCGGCTACATCATGCTGGCGCTGTTCGTCGTGCCCCTGCTCGTGCTCGGGACGCTGCGGCTGGTCCGCGCCAACACCGATCGACTGGAAAGGGAAGGCCAATGAGGATCGTCCGCAAGGCAGCTTTCGCAACGCTGCTATTGTGTATCGCGCCCGCGCTTCACGCGGCACCGCCCGAAGGGTTCGAGGCACGCGTCGAGGCTTTGCGCAAGCAGGCGGGCGTGCCCGGCCTTTCGCTGGCGATCGTCGAGAACGGGCAGACGACGATGGCGCGCGGCTTCGGCGTGCGGCAGCTCGGCCGACCCGAGACGGTAGACGGCGCAACGATCCTGCCGACCGGATCGACCGGCAAGGCGTTCACCGTCGCGGGACTGGCCATCCTCGTCGATCAGGGGCGGATCAAGTGGGACGACAAGGTGATCGATCACCTGCCGTGGTTCCGTATGTATGATCCCTACGTCACGCGCGAGATGACGGTGCGCGATCTGCTCGTCCACCGTAGCGGCCTCGGCCTCGGCGCGGGCGACCTGCTGTTCGTGCCGCGCACCAATCTCTCCCGGCGCGAGAGCGTCAAGCGCCTCGCCCATATCAAGCCGGCGACCAGCTTCCGCTACGGCTATGCCTATGACAATATCCTCTACATGGTCGCCGGCCAGCTCATCGAGGAGGTAACCGGCCAGACCTGGGAGGCCTTCACCGCCGAGCATGTGCTGAAGCGCGCGGGCATGAACGTCTCCACCGCCGACGAGGATGCGCGCTTCGCCACCGCCAACCGCGCCTTTCCGCACGCGCGGATGAACGGCGGGCTGCGCGGCGCGGGCGATCAGGAGCGGCTCGACGAACGCGACGAACTCGGACGCAACGCCGCGCCCGCCGGCGGCCTTGCGATCAGCGCGGAGGACATGACGCGCTGGCTCAAGATCCAGCTCGCGCACGGCGCGTTGCCGGAAGGCGGGCGCCTGTTCAGCGAGGAGCAGGCGAAGGAGATGTGGACGCCGGTGGTGCTCCAGCCGATCAGCCCGATGCCGGAGGAGCTGAAGCCCGCCGAGCCGATGTTCGACGGCTATGCGCTCGGCTGGGACGTGCGCGACTATCGCGGCGCGAAGCTCGTCTGGCACGGCGGCGCGGTGTTCGGCTTCCTGACCGCCGTGGTGCTGATCCCCGAGAAGAACGTCGGCTTCTCGATCATCATCAATTCCGAGGACGGCTATCTCATTCGCGGGCTGATGTTCGAGCTGATCGATCATTATCTCGGCGCACCCGATTACGGCTGGCCGGAGAAATGGGCAGGCTTCGCCAAGAAGCGCGTCGCCGCGGGCGTCGCGGCGATGAAGGCGCAGCAGGCGAAGCCCGCCAAGGTCGGCCCGTCGCTTCCGCGCGGCCGCTACGCCGGCACTTTCACCGATCCCTGGTACGGAAATATCGAGATCAAGCCGGCGGGGAAGGGGCTCGCGATCGATTTCAAATCGACGCCGCGGATGGGCGGGCGGCTCGAACATTGGCAATATGACACGTTCGTCACCCGCTTCGACGACAAGACGATCGAGCCTGCCTATGTCACCTTCGCGCTCGATGCCGACGGCAAGGTGGACCGGATCACGATGAAGGCCGTCTCGCCGCTCGCGGACTTCAGCTACGATTATCACGATCTGCTGTTCACGCCCGCGGCTGCGGGGAAATGAGGCGGCTGGCGCTCGCGCCGGTCGCGCTGCTGCTCGCGTCGGCGGCGCCGGCGCCCGATTATGATCTCGTCATCCGCGGTGGCCGCGTTCTCGACGGCGCGGGCAATCCGTGGGTGCGCGCGGACGTGGCGGTGAAGGATGGCCGCATCGTGCGTGTCGGCCAGGTTCCGGGCCGTGGGGCGCGCGAGATCGCGGCGGGGGACCGCTACGTCGCGCCCGGCTTCATCGACATGATGGACCAGTCGACCGAGGCACTGCTGGAAAACGGCCTCGCCGAAAGCAAGCTCCTGCAGGGCGTGACGACGGTCATCGCTGGGGAGGGCGGCACGCCCGGCGATGCGGCGGACATTCCCGCCTATTTCGGCAAGCTCGAAACGCTGGGCATCTCGGTCAACTTCGGCACTTATTACGCCTCGCATCAGGCGCGGGTGAAGGTGATGGGCGACGGCGCGGGTGCGCCGACGCCTGCGCAGCTCGAAGCGATGCGCAAGGAGGTGGCGACGGCGATGCGCGCCGGCGTCTTCGGCATATCGTCCGCGCTCATCTATCCGCCGAGCAGCTTCCAGAGCACGTCGGACCTCATCGCGCTCGCCAAGGAAGCGGGCAAGTGCGGCGGCTTCTATTCCAGCCACATGCGCGACGAGAGCGGCAAGCTGGTCGAGGCGGTCGAGGAAGCGATCGCGATCGGCGAGGGCGGCGGCGTCAAGGTCGAGATCTTCCATCTGAAGGCGGCATTCGCACCGGGCTGGGGCAAGCTGATGCCCGCCGCGCTGGCCAAGATCGACGCGGCGCGCGATCGCGGCGTCGATGTCGCGGCCGACGTCTATCCCTATGTCGCCGGCGGCACCGGGCTCGACGTCAGCGTGCCCAACTGGTTGTGGGCCGATGGCGAGGAGAAGGGTCTCGCGCGGCTCAAGGATCCAGCGGTCCGCGAGCGTATGAAGAGCGAACTGGCGGCGGGTCCGCTGCCCGATTGGACGAACCTGGTCCATGCGTCCGGCGGCTGGGAAAATGTCCGCCTCGCTAATGCAAATTCCGCCGAATATGATCGCTTCAATGGCCAGACCCTTGCCGCGATCGGCAAGGCGCTGGGCCGCGATCCGGCCGATGCGTCGTGGGACATCTTGCTCGCCGCCGCGGCACAGAAGAAGCGCGCGATGGCGCTGTTCTTCATGATGAGCGAAGAGGATATCGCAGCGGCGCTGCGCCGTCCCTGGGTCAGCATCGGCAGCGATGCCTCTGCGGCGGTCAAGCTTGGCGGCGTCGACGCGCTCGGCTTGCCCCATCCGCGCGCTTACGGCACCTTCCCGCGCGTGCTCGCCGAATATGTCGGCAAGCGCAAGGTGCTTACTCTGGAGGATGCGGTGCGCAAGATGAGCGGCTGGCCGGCACAGCGCATGGGCCTTTCCGATCGCGGACTGATCCGCGAGGGGATGCGCGCCGACATCATCCTGATCGATCTGCCGAAGGTGCGGGATGCGGCGACGTGGGAGAAACCCACCGAGCCCGCAACCGGCATCGACACCGTGATCGTCAATGGCAAGCTCACCATCGACGCGCGCCGCCACACCGGCGCGCGCGCGGGCGCCGTGCTGCGCCACCCCTGTCCATCCGTGGAGACATTATCTTGAAGAAGCTTCTGCTCGCCGCGCTGCTCGCCGGCGGCTGCACCGCGCAAGGCCCCAGCCCCGAGCCGGCGCCCCCAGCCGATCGCCACAAGCGCATCCTTACGCTCGACACCCATCTCGATACGCCGATGCATTTCGCGCGCGCGGGCTGGAGCTTCGCCGATCGACACACGCTCGCCAATGATCTCGTCCAAGTCGACATTCCGCGTATGGCCGACGGCAATCTCGATGGCGGCTTCTTCGCGATCTACACCGCGCAAGGGCCGCTGACGCCGGAAGGCTATGCCGCGGCGCGCGATTACGCCTTCCAGCGCTCCGACCTGATCGACGCCACGATCGCGCGCTTCCCCGATCGCATCCTCCCCGCACGCACCGCGGCGGATGCGGTGCGCATCGCGGGCGAGGGCAAGCTCGTCGCGTTCAAGAGCATGGAGAACAGCTACGCGCTGGGCGAGGATCTCGGGCTGCTCGCCGAGTTCCAGCGCCGCGGCGTGCGGATGGCGGGTCCGGTCCATTCGAAGAACAACCAGCTCGCCGATTCCGCAACCGACAAGGCGCGCTGGAACGGACTCAGTCCGCTCGGCCGCCAGTGGGTCGCGGAGATGAACCGGCTCGGCATGGTCATCGACGCGAGTCATTCGTCCGACGCGGCGTTCGATCAGATGCTGGAGCTTTCGACGACGCCGCTGATCCTCTCGCACTCGGGCTCGCGCGACTTCTTCGACAATCCGCGCAACCTTGATGACGCCCGGATCCGCAGGCTCGCCGAGAAGGGCGGGGCGATCTGCGTCACCACCGTGTTTCTCTCCAACATGAACCTCAGCCCGGCGCGGGCCGAATTGTTCGGGAAGCTGGAAGCGATCGGCACGCTAAGCCCTGAGGAGCAGGCCGATCTCACCCGCCGCTGGCGCGAGCTCGACAAGACCGAGAGCATGTGGGCGGACGATTTCGATCGCTTCATGCAGGGCGTGCTCCACGTCATCAAGGTCGCCGGGCCGGATCACGTCTGCTTCGGCGCCGATTGGGATGGCGGCGGCGGCATCAAGGGCATCGAGGATATCAGCGCGCTGCCCAAGGTGACTGAGCGGCTGAAGGCGGCCGGCTATTCGGACGCGGATATCGAAAAGATGTGGAGCGGCAACGTGCTGCGCATCCTGCGCGCGGCGGAGGCCGGCGCGGCGCGCTGAGCCGCGCATCCCGCGGCTCCTTCGGGCGTTGAGAGGAGGCCATGAGCTTCGTCCAAACCGCGACCGTCCTGATCCGCGACAATGCGCAATGGGCGCCGCTGATCGTCGGCGGCCTCGCGTTCGGGGAATCGCTCGCCGTCATCGGGCTGTTCATTCCTGCCATCGCGGTGATGATGTTCGTCGGCGGGCTGATCGGGACGGGGATCGTCGAGCCCATCCCGGTCATCGCCGCGGCCATTCTCGGATCGGTGCTCGGCGACTGGGTATCCTACTGGATCGGACGGAGGATCGGCCCCGGCATCTATTATCGCTGGCCGCTCGCCGGCCACCGCCAGCTCGTCGCCCGCGCGCGGTTGTTCTTTCGGCGGTTCGGTCTCGTGTCGGTTTTCTTCGGCCGCTTTCTCGGCCCGATCCGGGCGACCATACCGGTGGTCGCGGGCGTGATGCGGATGGATCAGCGCCGCTTTCAGACCGCGAACGTCGCATCGGCGGTCGTCTGGGTGCCGGGCCTGTTCGCGCCCGGTTACCTCACCACGACGGCGCTCGCCGGATTAGGTATTTCGGAGGGAGCGCGGTGGGCGATCATCGCCGGCGTGATCGCGCTCGCCTGCGCGGCCGGCAGCTGGATCGGCTATCGTGTGCTGAAAGCCAACGCGCGCCGGATGGCGGAGCGTCGCGCCCGCGCCCAGCGCGCCTGATCAGCCGATCTCGGTCCGCCCGCGACCGCGCTGCTTGGCGCGATAGAGGAGGCGGTCGGCCCGCTTCAGCACATGCGCCGCGGATTCGGCGACCATCGCCTCGG from Allosphingosinicella indica includes the following:
- a CDS encoding serine hydrolase domain-containing protein gives rise to the protein MRSWKLIAAAALAVLMGPAAVTQGPAPVAPVSPTVAPESVPPAPPAVPSGGAPLDRANVEAWLDGFMPYAMARGDIAGGVVVVVKDGQVLFEKGYGYSDVAKRKPVSADATLFRPGSVSKLLTWTAVMQLVEQGKLDLDRDVNTYLDFKIPAYDGKPVTLRNIMTHTAGFEESARYIMSNDPKGPPMSLEELMRDTVPRRIFAPGTTPAYSNYATALAGYIVARASGQSFDDYIDQHILRPLNMTRSSFRQPLPANLKPLMSQGYALGSGDPKPFEMVGPAPAGSLAATGNDMAKFMLAHLNQGQGLLRPETAKQMHETTLDIVPPLNRMALGFYEQNINGHRVIGHGGDTQWFHSYLWLFPDDNVGLYMSVNSAGKDGATGPLRDGLFTQFADRYFPAPLSTAKVDAETAKQHAQMMAGTYTNSRGHQKSFLSFLNLMGQVKLGVNADGTLNAPAVTGSASQPRKWVEIAPFVWRDAYGSERIAAKVENGQVVRWSFDAVSPFMMFDRVPWYTNSAWLMPAFLAALVIILLTALTWPAGWIARRRYKAALPFEGQALKAFRLTRGFAWATVLVVVGWVTFMSVAMADFTLLSGSLDWLLYILQALSPVVFFGMVGIAAWNLWLAWTGKRGWFSRTWSVLLLIGAVIVLWVALAFHLIGFGTLY
- a CDS encoding dipeptide epimerase produces the protein MSLSPLRLTVRTESFAYKQPFRISGYVFDRTELVVVELSYGEHVGRGEAAGVYYLGDDVPAMLAAIERVRPAIEAGATRLTLQALLPPGGARNALDCAYWELEARQQGKPVWQLAGVREPRPLRTTITLGADDPAKMAAAAIALGDVTAIKLKLTGEAAVDAARVSAVRAAREDCWIGVDANQGYDASAVPALAAHLVANRIELLEQPIKRGSEADLDGVARPLPFAADESCVSLAEMDRIAGRFDVVNIKLDKCGGLTEGLAIAARAKAMGLSVMVGNMMGTSISMAPSFVLGQLCDIVDLDGPTFLAEDRDPAVEYRGGDVWCPESVWGDPQPAMTR
- a CDS encoding dipeptidase, yielding MSISSRWTRRAFMGGAAGAAVCAPMVNRGYFELGAQSPRAYSRRAVDLVRDAMVIDMLAPLNLDLDPNAHAKPLTAKAAEEFKVSGITGFHCAFGMSGPDVYAETLAYMAAWQGYCGRNPHVFSLIGSAKDLDQAKADGKAGVIMGVQNAEHFRTAKDVQTFYDLGQRCSQLTYNSQNMIGSGSTDRIDGGVSDYGVEVIEAMNKTGMLVDVSHSGDRTTLDAVELSKVPIAYTHSNCRAIAGHPRTKTDEAIVALGKKGGVMGITGVRMFVSKTDPTNVGHMVDHIDHVVKLTGIEHVGIGSDADLNGYDDMREDQYKMLKAAYKASYAFREKIDIDGFDHPRKVFDLTEELIRRKYSDANIKAVLGGNFRRLLGDTWK
- a CDS encoding TonB-dependent receptor; its protein translation is MIKSAFFGCTALTLSLAPSGAFAQDTAPASGAGVLDSEAIVVTAQKREQILQDVPISISVVGGDQLVKQGATQLVDLSGYVPGLQVDSTGTPGQSTISVRGVAPVGPSQTVGIYLDDSPVGSSSFYARAVGLSLDLLPYDVQRIEILRGPQGTLYGASSIGGLLKYVTVSPDLNNVTGRVGVEGFDVAHGGDLGFAGQGIVSVPLVPGKLAVSGSFAYRKFPGYIDNVQTGAKDQNDYDQTGGRVSLLWQPDEAFTMRLSGIWQNIDAENNASVVQDLATGRRIGDRWSNNNYIDEPFEKDFEYYSAVMDYDFGAATLTSATSYSDTKTVVVQDASRVFGTLYPLLTGGAFDAGLAPFTNTLDLEKFTQELRLTSPGGGTFEWMVGGFYTYEKSGNLQVIRALDFDGNPLVGLDPVAIASLPSKYREYALFGNATYSFSEQFDITAGARWARNKQRFRQISSGAIVPTADDPGRSAESVFTYSISPQFHVSEDTMIYGRVASGYRPGGPNITFPGVVPTVSSDSLTSYEIGVKSNLPASGVSLELAAFYLDWKDIQLSVNFDGVTGLSNAGSARSLGLEGSLIWQPVEGLRLGVNGAYVDAKLTSEPPPSVGGADGDRLPRIPRFSGSFTADYAFPVGSNEASIGMGIRHSGGRLSLVESNPDTVRAKAYTAIDVNAQMTFDERWTLRVYARNLTDTRAALTRDLSTDGLGQPYQFSVTPLQPRTIGIAAEYAF
- a CDS encoding DUF1611 domain-containing protein, which produces MNAPFDPGAAGAALALPQPYLLFLGDTAEASYAKTAFGLRDWAGERCVGELALSDRTVTTGLPRLSPAEARAKGARALVIGVANEGGIIADHWVASLVEALDAGLDIVSGMHARLADIPALREAAARNGRRLIDVRTPPARLSVGTGRKRSGKRLLTVGTDCALGKKYTALAIAKAFADRGVDTDFRATGQTGIMIAGGGMPMDAVISDFEAGAAEALSPDAAPDHWDVVEGQGSLFHPAYAAVSLGLLHGSQPDVFVVCHRPGRTHIMGLADFALPSIEEVIDMTTRLGRLTNPAIRCGGIALNTASLGDAEAAEVIAEHKARLGLPAADPIRGGAAFDALIDHCLA